In one window of bacterium DNA:
- a CDS encoding DUF2723 domain-containing protein: MKSKDERLIPFKTIDYLFGLLVFFVSFGVYLKTVASTITFGDSGDFISSGYTLGLPHPTGYPTYILLSHLITYLPIANIAFRINLLSSLFASLCCMLMYFITKRITFSLKEKDNINSVISGISASLLFAFSPVFWSQGLIAEVYTLHIFLLSAIILALLESRILLSSFLFALSLTNHLTSVLIFPAVVYWLIFKRKPLSFKKIALMLIFFSLGLLPYLYLPIRSLTHPVLDWANPTSLERFIYYVGGKQYAYLLSNQNILNNFFNWFSFLKDQFSIYLIPLALIGIIFLFKKSLKLSLFFLCLFLTNFIFSITYQTGIDQETYYLPSFCIWVLWLIVNYGA, encoded by the coding sequence ATGAAAAGCAAAGATGAGCGGTTAATTCCTTTTAAAACAATAGATTATTTATTCGGTCTTCTTGTTTTCTTTGTTTCTTTCGGGGTTTACCTAAAAACAGTTGCTTCCACAATTACCTTTGGAGATTCAGGAGATTTTATATCATCAGGCTATACATTAGGGCTTCCACATCCCACAGGCTATCCTACATATATTCTTTTATCCCATCTTATTACTTATTTACCCATAGCCAATATCGCCTTTCGGATAAATCTTCTTTCCTCTCTTTTTGCCTCCCTGTGTTGTATGTTGATGTATTTTATAACAAAAAGGATTACCTTTAGTCTTAAAGAGAAGGATAATATAAACTCTGTTATTTCTGGAATAAGTGCTTCACTTCTCTTTGCTTTTTCTCCCGTTTTTTGGTCTCAAGGGCTTATTGCTGAGGTTTATACCCTCCATATTTTCCTTCTCTCTGCAATTATCCTTGCTCTTCTTGAAAGCCGTATCCTTCTTTCCTCTTTTCTCTTTGCTCTCTCATTAACTAATCATCTTACCTCTGTTCTTATATTTCCTGCTGTTGTTTACTGGCTTATTTTTAAAAGAAAACCTCTTTCTTTCAAAAAAATAGCCCTAATGCTTATTTTCTTTTCTTTAGGATTGCTTCCCTATCTTTATCTTCCCATCCGCTCATTAACTCATCCCGTTCTTGATTGGGCTAATCCAACCTCTTTAGAAAGATTTATTTACTATGTAGGAGGCAAACAGTATGCCTATCTTTTGTCGAATCAAAACATTCTTAACAATTTTTTCAATTGGTTTTCTTTTTTAAAAGATCAATTTTCTATTTATTTAATCCCTTTAGCCCTTATTGGAATTATTTTTCTTTTTAAAAAAAGCCTTAAACTATCTCTATTTTTTCTATGCCTTTTCCTCACCAACTTTATCTTTTCTATAACTTACCAAACAGGAATTGATCAAGAAACCTATTATCTTCCTTCCTTTTGTATTTGGGTTTTATGGCTCATCGTGAATTATGGTGCATGA
- a CDS encoding tetratricopeptide repeat protein produces the protein MDFKTFKRILKHLPYYRISCWLIDHIAIFVLSFTAFAIPLYYDYSINNIYVLPKVVLMRHLTIILLGLFFFRTLILKKRIEKPAIFLPIIAFAICSSIATTQSLNPFVSLFGCYSRYEGLTSLLNYIILFYLAFFFIKKGYQARIFFTSCVLSGLLSGGYGFLQHFDKDPNWLVEMGESSTFGNKNFLSAYLVLLCPLSFSLFLLSWDDKIKKKRKAIIKILFNMGKFLQASFFFLSFLFFIVTIIIIRTRGAWLGLLGEGVLFLVLLGKNLFKKRYLYILILLVISIIPLFFFKETSPIGRIKGTFKVKKGVELTGSALVRIYIWKSTLNLILHHPLGVGPDSLKFTIPLYLLPDYWTIEGGVLDKAHNIILEIAATTGWLGILSYTSLWISLFIFGVKNRKNILTIAVLSSSIGYLIQNLFNFDLITYTFLFWSGMGVLFGINREKEKLSATSFKLSGIRIILFIPFVFLLLFLWKVSNIQIEADKVFAQARNYEAAGDLHGSISLYEKALSLLPYEETYFRFLIPQYKNKIEKTEDKEIIKKIILRIEDAARYDPNNTSYYDTLAIAYQKLYQLGDKDGLKKGEESLKRGVKQNPNSPETWTNLGVFYSERGRIKDAIKTYTEALKYQKEGVRGRVLTLNNLGEAYFRDNQLDRAIWALKESLKTKNDQAEIYHYLALVYFKKEDYKNSAKECQKAVNFSPDNVSWLNDLGSAYYKAGDLKRAKGAFKKALLLDPSNEYAKRVLSVIK, from the coding sequence ATGGATTTTAAAACATTTAAACGCATACTAAAGCATCTTCCATATTATAGAATTTCCTGTTGGCTTATCGACCATATAGCTATCTTTGTCCTCTCATTCACCGCCTTTGCTATTCCCCTTTACTACGATTATTCCATAAACAACATCTATGTCCTTCCCAAGGTTGTCTTAATGAGGCATCTTACCATTATTCTTCTTGGCCTTTTTTTCTTTCGCACACTAATCCTTAAAAAGAGAATAGAAAAACCAGCCATTTTTCTTCCCATTATTGCCTTTGCAATTTGTTCGTCCATTGCTACAACCCAATCTCTAAATCCCTTTGTAAGCCTTTTTGGTTGCTATTCAAGGTATGAAGGCTTGACATCATTATTGAATTACATTATTTTATTCTATCTTGCCTTTTTCTTTATCAAAAAAGGCTATCAAGCAAGGATATTCTTTACATCTTGTGTTCTCTCTGGATTGCTCTCAGGGGGATACGGCTTTCTTCAACACTTTGATAAAGACCCAAACTGGCTGGTTGAAATGGGTGAATCATCCACTTTTGGGAATAAAAATTTTCTCTCTGCATACCTTGTCTTGCTTTGCCCTTTAAGCTTTTCATTATTTCTTTTAAGCTGGGATGATAAAATAAAAAAGAAGAGAAAAGCAATAATAAAAATTCTATTTAATATGGGAAAATTCCTTCAAGCCTCTTTCTTTTTCTTATCCTTTCTATTCTTTATTGTCACTATTATTATCATTAGAACCCGTGGTGCCTGGCTCGGTCTTTTGGGAGAAGGGGTTTTATTCCTTGTCCTGCTTGGAAAAAACCTTTTTAAAAAAAGGTATCTCTATATCCTTATCCTCTTGGTTATCTCCATCATTCCACTCTTTTTCTTTAAAGAGACATCTCCTATTGGGAGAATTAAGGGAACATTTAAGGTCAAGAAGGGAGTAGAGCTTACCGGCTCTGCCCTTGTTAGAATCTATATCTGGAAGTCAACCCTTAACCTTATCCTTCATCATCCCCTTGGGGTTGGTCCCGATAGCCTGAAGTTTACTATACCTTTGTATCTCTTGCCAGATTATTGGACAATTGAAGGTGGTGTGCTTGATAAGGCACATAATATAATCTTGGAAATAGCAGCAACCACAGGCTGGCTTGGGATTTTGTCCTATACATCGCTATGGATTAGCCTCTTTATCTTTGGGGTAAAAAACAGGAAAAACATCCTTACGATTGCTGTTCTTTCATCATCCATTGGCTATCTTATTCAGAACCTCTTTAACTTTGACCTTATTACATATACATTTTTATTCTGGTCTGGAATGGGCGTGTTATTTGGGATAAATAGGGAGAAGGAAAAGCTATCAGCTACGAGCTTCAAGCTATCAGGTATCAGGATAATTCTATTTATTCCCTTTGTTTTTCTTCTTCTTTTCCTCTGGAAGGTTTCAAATATCCAGATTGAGGCAGATAAGGTATTTGCCCAAGCAAGAAATTATGAGGCAGCAGGCGATTTACATGGCTCAATATCTCTATATGAAAAGGCATTATCTCTTCTTCCCTACGAGGAGACATATTTCAGGTTTCTTATTCCACAATATAAAAATAAGATAGAAAAAACAGAGGATAAAGAAATAATTAAAAAAATAATCTTAAGGATTGAAGATGCAGCAAGGTATGACCCAAACAATACATCATACTATGATACATTAGCAATTGCATATCAGAAGCTTTATCAACTTGGAGATAAGGATGGGTTAAAGAAGGGAGAGGAATCTTTAAAAAGGGGTGTTAAACAAAACCCAAATTCTCCTGAAACCTGGACAAACCTTGGTGTATTTTACTCTGAAAGGGGAAGGATAAAGGATGCAATAAAGACATACACTGAGGCATTGAAGTATCAAAAAGAGGGTGTAAGAGGAAGGGTTCTTACCTTAAATAACCTAGGTGAGGCATACTTTAGGGACAATCAGCTAGATAGGGCAATCTGGGCATTAAAAGAATCCCTTAAGACAAAAAATGATCAAGCAGAAATTTATCACTACCTTGCCCTTGTTTATTTCAAAAAGGAGGATTATAAAAACTCTGCCAAAGAATGCCAGAAGGCGGTCAATTTCTCTCCAGATAATGTCTCCTGGCTAAATGACTTGGGTTCTGCATATTACAAGGCAGGGGATTTAAAAAGGGCAAAAGGGGCATTCAAAAAAGCCCTCTTGCTTGATCCCTCCAATGAATATGCAAAAAGGGTCCTTTCGGTAATAAAATAG
- a CDS encoding dihydroorotate dehydrogenase electron transfer subunit, with amino-acid sequence MKLFKAEVKFCKEIAPSYFKIAILADVEASPGQFFHIRCANDNTFRLRRPFSLHRKLENGFEILFEKKGEGTEFLSHLKKGDILDILGPCGNGFKIMEEDALIVGGGIGIAPLFELSIRCKNPKVFIGAKTKDSLLCMDDFREIGIEPMVSTEDGSLGYHGFITNLLENSINSINSITLYACGPQEMLDSVVRIAKEKDISCQISLETILACGVGACLACAYKTKNGYKRVCKDGPVFDVNEL; translated from the coding sequence ATGAAATTATTCAAGGCAGAGGTTAAGTTCTGCAAAGAGATTGCACCTTCCTATTTCAAAATAGCTATTTTGGCAGATGTAGAAGCAAGCCCGGGTCAATTCTTTCATATCAGATGTGCAAACGACAATACCTTTAGATTGAGAAGGCCATTTAGCCTCCACAGAAAACTAGAAAACGGATTTGAAATCCTTTTTGAAAAAAAGGGGGAAGGAACAGAATTTTTAAGCCATCTTAAAAAGGGCGATATTTTAGATATACTAGGCCCTTGTGGAAATGGGTTTAAGATTATGGAGGAAGATGCCCTTATTGTAGGAGGAGGGATTGGGATTGCCCCCCTTTTTGAGCTTAGCATAAGATGTAAGAATCCCAAGGTTTTTATTGGTGCAAAGACAAAGGATTCTCTTTTATGTATGGATGATTTTAGAGAGATTGGAATTGAGCCTATGGTTTCAACTGAGGATGGAAGTTTAGGTTATCATGGCTTTATTACTAACCTTTTAGAAAACTCAATAAACTCCATAAACTCAATAACTCTATATGCCTGTGGTCCACAAGAAATGCTTGATAGTGTTGTAAGAATTGCAAAAGAAAAGGATATTTCTTGTCAAATTTCTCTGGAAACCATTCTTGCCTGCGGCGTTGGTGCCTGCCTTGCTTGTGCTTATAAAACAAAAAATGGCTATAAAAGGGTATGCAAGGATGGGCCTGTTTTTGATGTGAATGAACTATAA
- a CDS encoding glycosyltransferase family 9 protein — protein MNYKIRQDCRYFKGIIPCSFHKEQGIQCDTCRHYSPIRFKILVIKLDAPGDVLRTTGILQGLKEKYPDSYITWITKDNSLELFKNNPYVDCLLSASAESYLQIQLQKYDLVLSLDASFLGSQIATLVDAKEKLGFGYDSKGFVYPFNEEAREWYEMGLFDDVKRKNKRTYQEIILNICRLKPSSYEIIFKLDEKEKKFASDFSKRNNLSGLIIGLNTGAGGRWKNKKWTREGFIGLIKLIEKNIENSKILLLGGPKEIERNRQIKGICPNVLDTGCDNTIREFGALISLCDIVVTGDTLALHIAIALEKKIVALFGPTSHNEIDLYNKGKKLHSEIDCFCCYKNDCNVSLNCMELIKPEDVFYAIKSLI, from the coding sequence ATGAACTATAAAATCCGCCAAGATTGTCGCTATTTTAAGGGTATCATCCCTTGTTCCTTCCATAAAGAACAAGGGATTCAATGTGATACCTGTAGACATTATTCTCCCATAAGATTTAAGATATTGGTAATTAAGCTAGATGCTCCAGGCGATGTCTTAAGGACAACAGGGATTCTACAAGGGCTAAAAGAGAAATACCCAGATTCTTATATCACCTGGATAACAAAAGATAATTCTTTGGAGCTATTTAAGAATAACCCTTATGTTGATTGTCTTTTGTCTGCATCGGCTGAAAGCTATTTGCAAATTCAATTACAAAAATACGATCTTGTCTTAAGCCTTGATGCATCTTTTTTGGGTTCCCAAATCGCCACATTGGTTGATGCAAAGGAAAAATTGGGGTTTGGATACGATAGCAAAGGCTTTGTCTATCCATTTAATGAGGAGGCAAGGGAATGGTATGAGATGGGGCTTTTTGATGATGTAAAAAGAAAAAATAAAAGGACATATCAGGAGATTATATTGAATATTTGTAGATTAAAGCCATCTTCTTATGAAATTATCTTTAAATTGGATGAAAAAGAGAAAAAATTTGCCTCTGATTTTTCCAAGAGGAATAACCTTTCTGGTTTAATTATTGGCTTAAATACAGGAGCAGGAGGAAGATGGAAGAATAAAAAATGGACAAGAGAGGGTTTTATTGGTCTTATCAAGCTTATTGAGAAAAATATAGAAAATTCAAAAATCCTCCTTTTGGGTGGACCAAAAGAAATAGAGAGAAATAGGCAGATAAAAGGGATATGCCCTAATGTTCTTGATACAGGCTGCGATAATACAATAAGGGAATTTGGGGCATTGATCTCTCTTTGTGATATTGTTGTAACAGGAGATACCCTTGCTCTTCATATAGCAATTGCCTTAGAGAAAAAAATTGTTGCCCTATTTGGTCCAACCTCGCATAACGAAATTGATTTATACAATAAGGGCAAAAAGCTACATTCAGAGATAGATTGTTTCTGTTGCTACAAAAATGATTGCAATGTCTCTTTAAATTGCATGGAGCTTATAAAGCCAGAGGATGTCTTTTATGCGATAAAATCCTTAATTTAG
- a CDS encoding polyprenol monophosphomannose synthase, giving the protein MKTLVVIPTYNERENIESLIKEILALKIDGLEILVVDDNSPDKTGEIVDELSCNLKEVKVIHRYSERGRGLAGIEGFKYGIENGYDYIMEMDGDFSHNPKYIPDFLKAIENCDVVIGSRYVPAGGEYKRHLIRRIISRMANFFLKYLLEFKVSDCSSGFRLFKRKCLEEIDICHLSSKGPWILTEILYKCHQRGYKIKEIPIIFKERVLGKSKLKGEILLYSFYFAAKLRILSHKRHPLAL; this is encoded by the coding sequence ATGAAAACCCTTGTGGTTATTCCAACATATAATGAAAGGGAAAATATAGAATCCCTGATTAAGGAGATATTGGCTCTAAAGATAGATGGCTTGGAGATATTGGTGGTGGATGATAATTCTCCTGATAAAACAGGTGAGATTGTAGATGAATTAAGCTGTAATTTAAAGGAAGTAAAGGTAATCCATCGATATTCTGAAAGGGGAAGGGGTCTGGCAGGGATAGAGGGGTTTAAGTATGGAATAGAAAATGGATATGATTATATAATGGAGATGGATGGCGATTTTTCGCATAATCCAAAATATATCCCAGATTTTTTAAAGGCGATAGAGAATTGCGATGTTGTTATCGGCTCTCGCTATGTTCCAGCGGGTGGTGAATATAAAAGGCATCTTATAAGAAGGATAATTAGCAGAATGGCAAATTTTTTCTTGAAATACCTTTTGGAATTTAAGGTTTCTGATTGCTCATCGGGATTTCGTTTGTTTAAAAGAAAATGCCTTGAAGAAATAGACATATGCCATCTTTCCTCAAAAGGCCCTTGGATTTTAACAGAAATCCTTTATAAGTGTCATCAAAGAGGCTATAAAATTAAGGAAATTCCGATTATTTTTAAAGAGCGTGTGCTTGGCAAATCAAAACTTAAAGGAGAGATTCTTCTTTATAGCTTTTACTTTGCGGCTAAATTAAGGATTTTATCGCATAAAAGACATCCTCTGGCTTTATAA
- a CDS encoding sodium-translocating pyrophosphatase yields MFENVILWIVLGSGVLALLYAFYLANTILKEDTGTEDMKRVASAIQEGAGAYLKRQFTTIAGLIFVLTIVLLFTSPPSEAGASATQGFDWFISIGRSLAFLMGAIFSASIGGIGMSLAVRGNVRTTQAARSSLRKALKISFRTGSITGMICVGLGIIGATIIYIIYRERCYEVLVGFGFGGCLLALFMRVGGGIYTKAADVGADLVGKVEKGIPEDDPRNAATIADNVGDNVGDCAGMAADIFESYEVTLVAAMILGTIALPPSQFGAIGVIFPLIIRAIGVLTSILGTYMVQAKSEDEDAMRPIQRAFTVSAIITALLTLVVSYVYMRGDLRFGFAVAVGLVLAICISYLTEHFTSTKQSPVQEIARSTQAGPATTILSGFAVGLESSVWSIFLIALAIVGSMLLFGGDVNFALYGISLCGMGMLATTGVIVSMDSYGPVTDNAHGIGEMTGVGHEGKTEEITNRLDAVGNTTKATTKGFAIATAAIAAISLFSSYIGSSGLLETGIRINVPLVFVGFLFGGGIPFLFSSLLVRAVGRAAGKMVEEVRRQFHEIPGIMEGTSRPEYAKCIDIATSAAQKELIGPGLLAVLAPVIIGFSFGAEALGGYLVGIILSGQLLAVFMANSGGAWDNAKKFIEEGNYGGKGSDCHKAGVIGDTVGDPLKDTSGPALNPLIKVMNLIALLIAGLVMKYGLIRKSGFFFKGGTIIAIVISLILVAIAILNSKREAFKGK; encoded by the coding sequence ATGTTTGAAAATGTAATTCTTTGGATTGTATTGGGAAGTGGGGTTTTGGCTCTTCTTTATGCCTTTTATTTGGCAAATACCATTTTAAAGGAAGACACGGGGACAGAGGATATGAAAAGGGTAGCAAGTGCTATCCAGGAGGGAGCAGGTGCCTATTTAAAGCGACAATTTACCACCATAGCAGGGCTTATTTTTGTCCTTACCATTGTCCTTCTCTTTACCTCGCCTCCATCTGAGGCAGGAGCCAGTGCAACACAAGGCTTTGATTGGTTTATTTCAATAGGAAGAAGCCTTGCCTTTTTGATGGGAGCAATATTTTCTGCCTCAATTGGTGGAATAGGAATGAGCCTTGCGGTAAGAGGAAATGTAAGGACAACCCAGGCTGCCCGTTCATCATTAAGAAAGGCATTAAAGATAAGCTTTAGAACAGGCTCAATTACAGGGATGATCTGCGTTGGACTTGGAATCATTGGAGCAACCATAATCTACATAATCTACAGAGAAAGGTGCTATGAGGTTCTGGTTGGCTTTGGATTTGGCGGATGCCTCCTTGCTTTATTTATGCGTGTGGGTGGAGGAATCTATACAAAGGCAGCAGATGTGGGTGCAGACCTGGTGGGAAAGGTTGAGAAGGGAATACCCGAGGATGACCCAAGGAATGCGGCAACCATAGCAGACAATGTGGGTGACAATGTGGGTGATTGTGCAGGAATGGCCGCCGATATATTTGAATCCTATGAGGTTACCTTGGTTGCTGCAATGATCTTGGGAACAATTGCTCTGCCACCATCCCAATTTGGAGCTATTGGTGTCATATTTCCGCTGATCATCAGGGCAATTGGTGTTTTAACCTCTATCCTTGGAACATACATGGTTCAGGCAAAGTCAGAGGATGAGGATGCAATGAGGCCAATTCAGAGGGCATTTACTGTCTCTGCTATTATTACAGCCCTTTTAACGCTTGTTGTCTCTTATGTTTATATGAGAGGTGACCTTCGTTTTGGATTTGCGGTTGCTGTTGGTCTTGTCCTGGCTATTTGTATCTCATATCTTACCGAGCATTTTACCTCAACCAAGCAATCTCCAGTCCAAGAAATAGCAAGGTCAACCCAGGCAGGCCCTGCCACAACCATTCTCTCTGGATTTGCGGTGGGGTTAGAATCCTCTGTCTGGTCAATATTCCTTATTGCTCTTGCGATTGTTGGTTCAATGCTTCTCTTTGGAGGAGATGTTAATTTTGCCCTATATGGCATATCTTTATGTGGTATGGGAATGCTTGCCACAACAGGGGTTATTGTATCTATGGATTCCTATGGCCCAGTTACAGACAATGCACATGGGATTGGTGAGATGACCGGGGTAGGCCATGAGGGAAAGACAGAGGAGATTACAAATAGGCTTGATGCGGTGGGAAATACAACCAAGGCTACCACAAAGGGATTTGCCATTGCAACCGCTGCAATTGCCGCTATTTCTCTATTTTCCTCATATATTGGCTCTTCAGGCCTTTTAGAAACAGGAATCAGGATAAATGTTCCCCTTGTCTTTGTTGGGTTTCTCTTTGGAGGAGGGATTCCATTTTTGTTTTCCTCATTATTAGTAAGAGCAGTGGGAAGGGCAGCAGGAAAGATGGTAGAGGAGGTGAGACGCCAATTCCATGAAATCCCTGGGATTATGGAGGGAACAAGCAGACCAGAGTATGCAAAGTGTATTGATATTGCAACCTCTGCCGCACAAAAGGAGCTTATCGGTCCTGGTCTTCTTGCTGTATTAGCTCCTGTGATCATTGGCTTTAGTTTTGGAGCAGAGGCATTGGGTGGATACCTGGTTGGCATTATTCTTTCAGGTCAATTGCTTGCTGTATTTATGGCAAATTCTGGAGGTGCCTGGGACAATGCTAAGAAATTCATAGAGGAGGGAAACTATGGTGGAAAGGGTTCTGATTGCCATAAAGCAGGCGTTATTGGTGATACCGTGGGAGACCCCTTAAAGGATACATCAGGTCCTGCCTTAAATCCATTGATAAAGGTGATGAACCTCATAGCCTTACTTATTGCAGGCTTGGTCATGAAATATGGGCTTATAAGAAAAAGCGGATTTTTCTTTAAAGGGGGAACAATAATTGCCATAGTTATTTCCTTAATCCTTGTTGCAATTGCAATATTAAATAGCAAAAGGGAGGCGTTTAAAGGGAAATAA
- the prfB gene encoding peptide chain release factor 2, translating to MKELIGAIGKIERQVEEIEKGLIEKIKRKETLEKEETLSSFWDSPNAGKKIKELKDLRDFLSPYLKVLKEKDELKDLLSLGEDPEILDELNKKKDNLLREIEEVKFLYAFSGKHDKDNAIISIHPGAGGTESCDWAAMLFRMYLRWAETKGYKTRILDLLAGDETGISSVVFIIEGRNAYGWLKGEKGIHRLVRISPFDANKRRHTSFASVFVMPEITDPIEVDIKDEDLKIDTFRSSAPGGQHVQKTESAIRITHIPTGIVVSSQNERSQHQNKANALKVLYSRLYEYYEEKRQEDLQKIGGEKKAIGWGSQIRSYVFCPYTMVKDHRTGEETGNIKGVMDGEIDCFLKAELLLGI from the coding sequence ATGAAAGAGCTAATTGGGGCAATAGGAAAAATAGAAAGGCAGGTTGAGGAGATAGAAAAGGGCTTAATTGAAAAAATAAAAAGAAAAGAAACCCTTGAGAAGGAAGAAACCCTTTCTTCATTTTGGGATTCTCCTAATGCAGGCAAAAAAATAAAGGAGCTGAAAGATTTAAGGGATTTCCTCTCTCCCTACCTTAAGGTTTTAAAAGAAAAAGATGAGTTAAAGGATTTGCTTTCCTTAGGAGAAGACCCTGAGATATTAGACGAGCTTAATAAGAAAAAGGATAATCTTTTAAGAGAAATTGAGGAGGTTAAGTTTTTATATGCCTTTTCTGGAAAGCACGATAAGGACAATGCGATTATCTCAATCCATCCAGGGGCAGGTGGAACAGAATCTTGCGATTGGGCAGCTATGCTCTTTAGGATGTATCTTAGGTGGGCAGAAACAAAGGGTTATAAAACAAGGATTTTAGACTTGCTTGCTGGGGATGAGACAGGGATAAGCTCGGTTGTATTTATTATAGAAGGAAGGAATGCCTATGGCTGGCTTAAAGGAGAAAAGGGAATCCATCGCTTAGTGAGAATATCGCCATTTGATGCAAATAAAAGAAGGCATACATCATTTGCCTCTGTTTTTGTTATGCCAGAGATAACAGACCCAATTGAGGTAGATATTAAGGATGAAGATTTAAAGATTGATACATTTAGGTCATCTGCACCAGGTGGACAGCATGTCCAAAAGACAGAGTCAGCCATAAGAATTACCCATATACCAACCGGTATTGTTGTTTCTTCTCAAAATGAAAGATCCCAGCATCAGAACAAGGCAAATGCCTTAAAGGTTTTATATTCAAGGCTATATGAATATTATGAAGAAAAAAGACAAGAGGATTTACAAAAAATAGGGGGAGAAAAAAAGGCCATTGGATGGGGCTCTCAGATAAGGTCATATGTTTTTTGTCCATATACCATGGTAAAAGACCATAGAACAGGGGAAGAAACAGGGAATATAAAGGGAGTTATGGATGGTGAGATTGATTGCTTTCTAAAGGCAGAACTTTTGTTAGGGATTTAG